From the Pseudomonas baltica genome, one window contains:
- a CDS encoding peroxiredoxin: MSILVNKQAPDFDAPAVLGDGSIVDSFKLSSLRGKYVVLFFWPLDFTFVCPSEIIAHNNRIGKFRELGVEVVGVSIDSQFTHYAWRSTPVEKGGIGAVEFPMVADVKHEITRAYGIEHEDGVALRASFLIDQQGVVQHQVVNNLPLGREVDEMVRLVEALQFTEQHGEVCPAGWRPGQKGMKADAKGVADYLAENATSL; this comes from the coding sequence GTGAGTATTCTGGTCAACAAACAAGCCCCTGACTTCGACGCCCCGGCCGTGCTGGGTGATGGCTCGATCGTCGACAGCTTCAAGTTGTCATCGCTCAGGGGCAAGTACGTTGTGCTGTTCTTCTGGCCGCTGGACTTCACCTTCGTGTGCCCATCCGAAATCATCGCCCACAACAACCGCATCGGCAAATTCCGCGAGTTGGGTGTTGAAGTGGTGGGTGTGTCGATCGACTCGCAGTTCACTCACTACGCCTGGCGCAGCACGCCGGTCGAAAAAGGCGGCATCGGCGCCGTCGAGTTCCCGATGGTCGCCGACGTCAAGCACGAGATCACCCGCGCCTACGGCATCGAGCACGAAGACGGCGTGGCCCTGCGAGCGTCCTTCCTGATCGACCAGCAAGGCGTGGTGCAGCACCAGGTGGTCAACAACCTGCCGCTGGGCCGCGAAGTGGACGAGATGGTCCGCCTGGTCGAAGCCCTGCAGTTCACCGAACAACACGGTGAAGTGTGCCCAGCCGGCTGGCGCCCAGGTCAGAAAGGCATGAAGGCCGACGCCAAGGGCGTTGCCGATTACCTGGCCGAGAACGCCACCAGCCTGTAA
- the trxB gene encoding thioredoxin-disulfide reductase, with translation MSEVRHSRVIILGSGPAGYSAAVYAARANLKPLLITGMQAGGQLTTTTEVDNWPGDVHGLTGPVLMERMKEHAERFETEIVFDHINSVDLAGKPFSLTGDSGTYTCDALIIATGASARYLGLPSEEAFMGKGVSACATCDGFFYRNKPVAVVGGGNTAVEEALYLANIASKVTLVHRRETFRAEKILIDKLHARVAEGKIELKLNETLDEVLGDKAGVTGARLKNNDGSLSELKVDGVFIAIGHTPNTSLFEGQLALKDGYMVVSGGREGNATATSVEGVFAAGDVADHVYRQAITSAGAGCMAALDVERYLDGLANATFT, from the coding sequence ATGTCTGAAGTTCGTCATTCGCGGGTCATCATTCTCGGTTCCGGCCCTGCCGGTTACAGCGCGGCCGTCTACGCCGCGCGGGCCAACCTCAAGCCGCTGCTGATCACCGGCATGCAGGCGGGCGGTCAACTGACCACCACCACCGAAGTCGACAATTGGCCGGGCGATGTCCACGGCCTGACCGGCCCGGTATTGATGGAACGCATGAAAGAACACGCCGAGCGTTTCGAAACCGAAATCGTCTTCGACCATATCAACTCCGTAGACCTGGCGGGCAAACCGTTTTCGCTGACCGGCGACAGCGGCACCTACACCTGCGACGCGCTGATCATCGCCACCGGTGCAAGCGCTCGCTACTTGGGCCTGCCGTCGGAAGAGGCCTTCATGGGCAAGGGTGTATCGGCCTGTGCCACCTGTGACGGCTTCTTCTACCGCAACAAGCCGGTCGCCGTGGTCGGCGGTGGCAACACGGCCGTCGAAGAGGCGCTGTACCTGGCCAACATCGCCAGCAAGGTGACTTTGGTTCACCGTCGCGAGACTTTCCGCGCCGAGAAGATCCTGATCGACAAGCTGCACGCACGTGTCGCCGAGGGCAAGATCGAACTCAAGCTCAACGAAACCCTGGACGAAGTTCTGGGCGACAAAGCGGGCGTCACTGGTGCACGCTTGAAGAACAACGACGGCAGCCTCAGCGAGCTGAAGGTCGACGGCGTGTTCATCGCCATCGGGCACACCCCGAACACGTCCCTGTTCGAAGGTCAGCTGGCGCTCAAAGATGGCTACATGGTGGTGTCGGGCGGCCGTGAAGGCAATGCCACCGCGACCAGCGTCGAGGGTGTTTTCGCTGCCGGTGACGTGGCTGACCACGTGTATCGCCAGGCGATTACCTCGGCCGGTGCCGGCTGTATGGCCGCGCTGGACGTCGAGCGTTATCTGGATGGCTTGGCGAACGCTACGTTCACCTGA
- the cysZ gene encoding sulfate transporter CysZ: MPLPVLSGPDYLREGLKLVLSPGLRMFVLMPLLINLILFVGLIYFAGHEFRLWVDALMPSLPHWLDFLSYILWPLFVVLVAFMVFFTFTMLANVIAAPFNGFLAEKVEVVVTGKDEFPAFSMGELIEMVPRTFSREMRKLGYYLPRAAALLVLSFIPVVNIIAAPLWLLFGVWMMAIQYIDYPADNHKMSWQDMLAWLRQKRWKCLSFGGIVYLVLLIPLVNVLMMPAAVAGATLFWVRERG; the protein is encoded by the coding sequence ATGCCTCTCCCCGTATTGTCCGGTCCCGATTACCTGCGCGAGGGCCTGAAACTGGTCCTGAGCCCGGGCCTGCGAATGTTCGTGCTGATGCCACTGCTGATCAACCTGATCCTGTTCGTCGGCCTGATCTACTTCGCCGGGCACGAATTCCGCCTGTGGGTCGACGCGTTGATGCCCAGCCTGCCCCATTGGCTCGACTTTCTCAGCTACATCCTCTGGCCCCTGTTCGTAGTGCTGGTGGCCTTTATGGTGTTCTTTACCTTCACCATGCTCGCCAACGTCATCGCCGCGCCATTCAACGGCTTCCTGGCGGAAAAGGTTGAGGTGGTGGTGACCGGCAAGGATGAATTCCCGGCGTTCAGCATGGGCGAACTGATTGAAATGGTCCCGCGCACCTTCTCCCGCGAAATGCGCAAGCTCGGTTATTACCTGCCGCGCGCGGCGGCCCTGCTGGTGCTGTCGTTCATTCCGGTGGTCAACATCATCGCCGCGCCACTGTGGTTGCTGTTCGGGGTCTGGATGATGGCGATCCAGTACATCGACTACCCGGCGGACAACCACAAGATGAGCTGGCAGGACATGCTCGCCTGGCTTAGGCAAAAGCGCTGGAAGTGTTTGAGTTTTGGCGGGATCGTATATCTGGTGCTGCTGATACCGCTGGTCAATGTGTTGATGATGCCAGCAGCGGTGGCGGGGGCGACATTGTTCTGGGTACGGGAGCGGGGGTGA
- a CDS encoding glutathione peroxidase produces MSAFHELKLKALDGKELPLAPLKGKVVLVVNVASKCGLTPQYAGLESLYQKYHDQGFSILGLPCNQFAGQEPGTEAEIQEFCTLNYGVTFPLGSKVEVNGPHRHSLYRLLAGEGAEFPGDITWNFEKFLVGKDGRVLARFSPRATPDDPAIIAAIEKALA; encoded by the coding sequence ATGAGTGCATTTCATGAACTCAAGCTCAAGGCGCTGGACGGCAAGGAGCTGCCGCTGGCGCCGCTGAAGGGCAAAGTGGTATTGGTGGTGAACGTGGCCTCCAAGTGCGGGCTCACGCCCCAGTACGCAGGGCTGGAGAGCCTCTACCAGAAGTACCACGATCAAGGCTTCAGCATTCTGGGCTTGCCTTGCAATCAGTTTGCCGGCCAGGAGCCAGGCACCGAGGCCGAGATTCAGGAATTCTGCACGCTCAACTATGGTGTGACCTTTCCCCTGGGCAGCAAGGTGGAGGTCAACGGCCCGCATCGTCATTCCCTATATCGCCTGCTGGCAGGAGAGGGCGCGGAGTTTCCCGGGGATATCACCTGGAACTTCGAAAAGTTTCTGGTCGGCAAGGACGGCCGCGTGCTGGCGCGCTTTTCGCCGCGAGCCACGCCGGATGATCCGGCTATCATTGCTGCGATCGAAAAAGCGCTGGCTTGA